A single genomic interval of Syngnathoides biaculeatus isolate LvHL_M chromosome 1, ASM1980259v1, whole genome shotgun sequence harbors:
- the LOC133501095 gene encoding zinc finger protein 501-like, with protein sequence MCKVRMLRALVSERLNAAVEEIFRLFERTLAEYEEELCRSKEEIERQRRLLDARELPVGFDPADIRPCPVEVLCECQEEPASVKEEDGDEPESPDLKDRAVEGPPEPDVVTQFHVKSEDEGEEGQWSHLRTGSEGAPADSPSDCEDTPSECNETDDSDETGEASKAGGGKAPKGDKTFVCSLCGKSFSRKDSLIRHVRGHTGEKPFACSTCSKSFKYRYEISRHMKIHTGEKPFSCSVCGKTFGRREHLLSHMRRHTGERPFSCSMCGRGFSQRSHLTAHSRTHTGVKPFACSVCGNRFSLKCVLVAHMRTHTGEKPFTCAVCGNKFTRKRHLSMHTRRHAGEKSDQTPCA encoded by the exons ATGTGCAAAGTGCGAATGCTGAGAGCTTTGGTGAGCGAGCGACTCAATGCCGCCGTGGAGGAGATATTCAGACTGTTCGAACGGACGCTCGCGGAGTACGAGGAGGAACTTTGCCGCTCCAAGGAGGAGATCGAGAGGCAGCGGCGACTGCTGGACGCCCGCGAGCTTCCGGTCGGCTTCGACCCCGCAG ACATCCGGCCATGTCCAGTAGAAGTCCTTTGCGAGTGTCAGGAGGAGCCCGCTAGCGTCAAGGAGGAGGACGGGGACGAACCCGAGTCCCCCGACCTGAAAGATCGGGCGGTCGAGGGTCCGCCGGAGCCCGACGTCGTCACCCAGTTCCACGTGAAGAGCGAAGACGAGGGAGAGGAGGGTCAGTGGTCGCATCTCAG GACGGGAAGCGAGGGAGCCCCGGCGGACAGCCCGTCGGACTGCGAGGACACGCCGTCGGAATGCAACGAGACGGACGACAGCGACGAAACGGGGGAAGCGTCCAAGGCCGGCGGCGGCAAAGCGCCCAAAGGCGACAAGACCTTCGTCTGCTCCCTCTGCGGCAAAAGCTTCAGTCGCAAGGACAGCCTCATCCGACACGTCCGAGGccacacgggcgagaagcccTTCGCGTGCTCCACTTGCAGCAAAAGTTTCAAATACCGCTACGAGATCAGCCGCCACATGAAGATCCACACCGGCGAGAAACCCTTCAGCTGCTCGGTCTGCGGCAAGACGTTCGGCCGCAGGGAGCACCTGCTGTCGCACATGCGCAGGCACACCGGGGAGAGACCGTTCAGCTGCTCCATGTGCGGCCGGGGCTTCAGCCAGCGCTCGCACTTGACGGCGCACTCGCGGACGCACACGGGCGTCAAGCCCTTCGCCTGCAGCGTCTGCGGGAACAGGTTCTCCCTCAAGTGCGTTCTCGTCGCGCACATGAGGAcgcacacgggcgagaagccgTTCACGTGTGCCGTCTGCGGGAACAAGTTCACGCGCAAGCGGCACCTGTCGATGCACACCAGGCGGCACGCGGGCGAAAAAAGCGACCAGACGCCGTGCGCCTGA
- the LOC133501086 gene encoding H-2 class I histocompatibility antigen, Q9 alpha chain-like, giving the protein MATRSLLVLFVAAVQIRSVTPALHSLKYFWTASSQIPNTPDFLIVGYVDDVPISHYDSKSRKVKAKQDWMNKITAEEPSYWETETQYSINHEEVFKVDIETLKERFNQTGGVHMVQTLLGCEWDDETDEVDGFYHDSYDGEAFISFQLKEMRWIAAHPQAFVTKLKWDSNQLWNLNRKHYFTEICPFYLKKFVNFGRDFLMRAELPTVSLLQKTPSSPVTCHATGFYPSAAAMFWTKDGNELYEDAETSEILRNHDGTFQMTADLKAEVADGDEGRYDCVFQLSGVKDDIVTKLERKNIRSNRRIQEEEEKKLMLTIAGAVLAVVFLALVAVGIAVGVKRYGSGKGEYSQASVSSGSDPAAE; this is encoded by the exons ATGGCGACGCGGAGCTTGTTGGTCCTGTTTGTGGCGGCGGTGCAAATCCGCAGCGTGACGCCCG cgCTTCACTCGCTCAAGTATTTCTGGACCGCCAGCTCTCAGATTCCAAACACGCCAGACTTCTTGATTGTCGGCTATGTCGACGACGTCCCGATTTCGCACTACGACAGCAAAAGCAGGAAAGTCAAAGCCAAGCAGGACTGGATGAACAAAATCACCGCCGAAGAGCCTTCATACTGGGAGACGGAGACGCAGTACAGCATTAATcatgaggaggtcttcaaagtcgACATTGAGACTCTCAAAGAGCGCTTCAACCAAACTGGAG GTGTTCACATGGTCCAGACGTTGTTGGGCTGCGAGTGGGACGACGAGACTGACGAGGTTGACGGTTTCTACCACGACAGTTACGACGGAGAAGCCTTCATCTCGTTTCAGCTGAAGGAAATGAGATGGATCGCAGCTCATCCACAAGCGTTCGTCACCAAGCTCAAGTGGGACAGTAACCAACTTTGGAATCTAAACCGGAAGCACTACTTCACTGAGATTTGTCCTTTTTACTTGAAGAAGTTTGTGAACTTCGGGAGGGACTTCCTGATGAGAGCAG AGCTCCCCACGGTGTCCCTCCTCCAGAAGACGCCGTCCTCTCCGGTCACCTGCCACGCGACGGGTTTCTACCCCAGCGCGGCCGCCATGTTTTGGACAAAGGACGGGAATGAGCTTTACGAGGACGCGGAGACGAGCGAGATCCTCCGCAACCACGACGGAACCTTCCAGATGACGGCCGACCTGAAAGCGGAGGTGGCCGACGGGGACGAGGGCCGCTACGACTGCGTGTTCCAGCTGTCCGGCGTGAAGGACGACATCGTCACCAAGCTGGAGAGAAAAAACATCCGCAGCAACAGGCGCATCCAAG aagaagaagaaaagaagttgATGCTGACCATCGCTGGCGCCGTCCTGGCGGTCGTCTTTCTGGCGCTGGTCGCGGTCGGGATCGCGGTCGGTGTCAAGCGCTACGGAAGCGGGAAAG GAGAATATTCCCAAGCTT CCGTTTCCTCCGGTTCCGATCCCGCCGCCGAGTGA
- the LOC133501079 gene encoding H-2 class I histocompatibility antigen, Q9 alpha chain-like, which yields MATLNLLVLFAAAVQIRSVTPALHSLKYFRTASSQIPNTPDFFIVGFVDDVPISHYDSKSRKVKPKQDWMNKITAEEPRYWETETQISINNEQVNKVNIEIVKERFNQTGGVHMVQTMYGCEWDDETDEVDGFRHDSYDGEAFISLDLKEMRWIAAHPQAFVTKLKWDSDELWNLNQKHYYTEICPSYLKKHVTNGRDFLMRTELPTVSLLQKTPSSPVTCHATGFYPSAAAMFWTKDGNELYEDAETSETLRNHDGTFQMTADLKAEVADGDEGRYDCVFQLSGVKDDIVTKLERKNIRSNRRIQEEEEKKLMLTIAGAVLAVVFLALVAVGIAVGVKRYRSGKGEYSQASISSGSDPAAE from the exons ATGGCGACGCTGAACTTGTTGGTCCTGTTTGCTGCGGCGGTGCAAATCCGCAGCGTGACGCCCG cgcttCACTCGCTCAAGTATTTTCGGACCGCCAGCTCTCAGATTCCAAACACGCCAGACTTCTTCATTGTCGGCTTTGTCGACGACGTTCCGATTTCGCACTACGACAGCAAAAGCAGGAAAGTAAAACCCAAGCAGGACTGGATGAACAAAATCACCGCCGAAGAGCCTCGATACTGGGAGACGGAGACGCAGATCAGCATTAATAATGAGCAGGTCAACAAAGTCAACATTGAAATTGTGAAAGAGCGCTTCAACCAAACTGGAG GTGTTCACATGGTCCAGACGATGTACGGCTGCGAGTGGGACGACGAGACTGACGAGGTTGACGGTTTCCGTCACGACAGTTACGACGGAGAAGCCTTCATCTCGTTGGATCTGAAGGAAATGAGATGGATCGCAGCTCATCCACAAGCGTTCGTCACCAAGCTCAAGTGGGACAGCGATGAACTTTGGAATCTAAACCAGAAGCACTACTACACCGAGATTTGTCCTTCTTACTTGAAGAAGCATGTGACCAATGGGAGGGacttcctgatgagaacag AGCTCCCCACGGTGTCCCTCCTCCAGAAGACGCCGTCCTCTCCGGTCACCTGCCACGCGACGGGTTTCTACCCCAGCGCGGCCGCCATGTTTTGGACGAAGGACGGGAATGAGCTTTACGAGGACGCGGAGACGAGCGAGACCCTCCGCAACCACGACGGAACCTTCCAGATGACGGCCGACCTGAAAGCGGAGGTGGCCGACGGGGACGAGGGCCGCTACGACTGCGTGTTCCAGCTGTCCGGCGTGAAGGACGACATCGTCACCAAGCTGGAGAGAAAAAACATCCGCAGCAACAGGCGCATCCAAG aagaagaagaaaagaagttgATGCTGACCATCGCTGGCGCCGTCCTGGCGGTCGTCTTTCTGGCGCTGGTCGCGGTCGGGATCGCGGTCGGTGTCAAGCGCTACAGAAGCGGGAAAG GAGAATATTCCCAAGCTT CCATTTCCTCCGGTTCCGATCCCGCCGCCGAGTGA
- the LOC133501102 gene encoding LOW QUALITY PROTEIN: class I histocompatibility antigen, Gogo-C*0101/C*0102 alpha chain-like (The sequence of the model RefSeq protein was modified relative to this genomic sequence to represent the inferred CDS: substituted 1 base at 1 genomic stop codon), whose protein sequence is MSGQSAARCGEVKTGNTFRSVMLTTFRFRTTKAKAKQDRMNKIPAGYDGEAFISLDLKEMRWIAAHPQAFVTKLKWDSDELWNLNQKHYFTEICPSYLKKHVTNGRDFLMRTELPTVSLLQKTPSSPVSCHATGFXPSAADLFWRKDGEELHEEAETGETLRNPDGTFQMTVDLKAEVADGDEGRYDCVFRLSGVKDDIVTKLERKNIRSKRRIQERRKTVPVTPLALLILVLAVLVIVIKRF, encoded by the exons ATGTCGGGGCAGTCGGCCGCACGGTGCGGGGAGGTGAAAACCGGG AATACTTTCAGGTCGGTTATGTTGACGACGTTCCGATTTCGCACTACGAAAGCAAAAGCCAAGCAGGACCGGATGAACAAAATCCCAGCCGGTTACGACGGAGAAGCCTTCATCTCGTTGGATCTGAAGGAAATGAGATGGATCGCAGCTCATCCACAAGCATTCGTCACCAAGCTCAAGTGGGACAGCGATGAACTTTGGAATCTAAACCAGAAGCACTACTTCACCGAGATTTGTCCTTCTTACTTGAAGAAGCATGTGACCAATGGGAGGGacttcctgatgagaacag AGCTCCCCACGGTGTCCCTCCTCCAGAAGACGCCGTCCTCTCCGGTCTCCTGCCACGCGACGGGTTTCTAGCCCAGCGCGGCCGACCTGTTTTGGAGGAAGGACGGCGAGGAGCTCCACGAGGAGGCGGAGACGGGCGAGACCCTCCGCAACCCCGACGGAACCTTCCAGATGACGGTCGACCTGAAAGCGGAGGTGGCCGACGGGGACGAGGGCCGCTACGACTGCGTGTTCCGGCTGTCCGGCGTGAAGGACGACATCGTCACCAAGCTGGAGAGAAAAAACATCCGCAGCAAGAGGCGCATCCAAG AAAGAAGGAAGACGGTGCCGGTCACCCCGCTGGCGCTCCTCATTCTGGTGTTGGCGGTCTTGGTCATCGTCATCAAGCGTTTTTAA